The following proteins come from a genomic window of Rhodoligotrophos sp. CJ14:
- the ftsZ gene encoding cell division protein FtsZ: MTISLTVPNLAELKPRITVFGVGGAGGNAVNNMIQSKLDGVEFVVANTDAQALSQSAAERRIQMGTALTQGLGAGSQPQIGGAAAEEALAEILDHLAGAHMCFITAGMGGGTGTGAAPVIARAAKEQGILTVGVVTKPFQFEGQRRMITAERGIEALSKHVDTLIVIPNQNLFRIANEKTTFAAAFAMADQVLYSGVASITELMTKEGLINLDFADVRAVMSEMGKAMMGTGEAAGDKRAIEAAEAAISNPLLDDVSMRGARGLLISITGGHDLTLYEVDEAATRIREEVDPEANIILGATFDESLEGVMRVSVVATGITDPAMEGTSHDYDADFGHAPERSSYGFTSKGTPPIPAPQPVVREPQAVIREPQPALREAERAPEPQPQAYNPQPAPARDPEPMAMEPAYSVADHEAAMEQDYRDDDHAVADQHYANAPQPPLHQPQSQAAFRAAPQPPAAPRLPSIEDFPPHAQRQYAQRNANVEDLNAHAYKKRKSLFERLASVGLGRREEEEDERSAKSEPAMTSRRDMRPAVAEQPGLGNAPAADQGGHLDLDDDQLEIPAFLRRQAN; the protein is encoded by the coding sequence ATGACCATCAGCTTGACAGTTCCCAACCTTGCCGAACTGAAGCCGCGGATTACCGTCTTTGGCGTAGGTGGCGCCGGCGGGAACGCGGTCAACAATATGATTCAGTCCAAGCTCGACGGGGTCGAGTTTGTGGTTGCGAACACGGATGCTCAGGCCCTGTCGCAGAGCGCGGCCGAGCGTCGTATTCAAATGGGCACAGCCCTGACGCAGGGCCTGGGCGCTGGCTCGCAGCCGCAGATCGGCGGCGCTGCGGCCGAAGAGGCCCTGGCCGAGATCCTCGACCATTTGGCCGGGGCTCACATGTGCTTCATCACCGCGGGGATGGGCGGCGGCACGGGCACGGGGGCAGCGCCAGTCATTGCGCGTGCGGCCAAGGAGCAGGGGATTCTCACGGTCGGCGTCGTGACCAAGCCCTTTCAGTTCGAAGGCCAGCGCCGGATGATAACGGCTGAGCGGGGTATTGAGGCCCTGTCGAAGCACGTGGATACGCTGATCGTCATTCCGAACCAGAACCTCTTCCGCATCGCCAATGAGAAGACCACCTTCGCGGCTGCTTTCGCGATGGCCGATCAGGTGCTCTATTCCGGCGTGGCCTCGATCACCGAGCTGATGACCAAGGAAGGCCTGATCAATCTCGACTTTGCCGACGTCCGCGCGGTGATGAGTGAGATGGGCAAGGCCATGATGGGCACGGGCGAGGCGGCTGGCGACAAGCGCGCCATTGAGGCGGCCGAGGCGGCCATCTCCAATCCGCTTCTCGATGACGTCAGCATGCGCGGGGCGCGCGGCCTGCTGATCTCCATCACCGGCGGCCATGATCTCACCCTGTACGAGGTCGACGAGGCGGCAACCCGCATCCGCGAGGAGGTCGACCCCGAGGCCAACATCATTCTTGGTGCCACGTTCGATGAGTCTCTCGAAGGTGTCATGCGGGTCTCCGTGGTGGCGACCGGCATCACCGATCCGGCCATGGAAGGCACGTCGCACGATTACGACGCTGATTTCGGTCATGCACCTGAGCGGTCGAGCTATGGTTTCACCTCGAAGGGCACACCGCCAATTCCCGCGCCCCAGCCGGTCGTGCGCGAGCCTCAGGCAGTCATCCGTGAGCCGCAGCCCGCACTGCGCGAGGCCGAGCGGGCGCCCGAGCCGCAGCCGCAAGCCTACAATCCGCAGCCCGCTCCTGCCCGCGATCCTGAGCCCATGGCGATGGAGCCGGCCTATTCGGTCGCCGATCATGAGGCGGCCATGGAGCAGGATTACCGCGACGATGATCATGCTGTAGCCGATCAGCACTATGCGAACGCGCCGCAGCCCCCGCTGCACCAGCCGCAGTCTCAGGCTGCCTTCCGCGCTGCGCCCCAGCCGCCGGCCGCGCCGCGCCTGCCGAGCATTGAGGATTTTCCGCCCCACGCGCAGCGCCAATATGCACAGCGCAACGCCAATGTGGAGGATCTGAACGCCCACGCCTACAAGAAGCGCAAGAGCCTGTTCGAGCGGCTGGCAAGCGTGGGTCTTGGCCGCCGCGAGGAGGAAGAGGATGAGCGTTCTGCGAAGTCCGAGCCGGCCATGACCTCCCGTCGCGACATGCGGCCTGCGGTCGCGGAGCAACCTGGCCTTGGCAACGCCCCCGCTGCCGATCAGGGCGGCCACCTTGATCTCGATGACGATCAGTTGGAGATCCCGGCTTTCCTGCGCCGACAGGCCAACTGA
- a CDS encoding outer membrane protein assembly factor BamD, with protein MRDDVMGSGLENLDKESGPVVRARAVRTVALAVAGALLLSGCSSVSKLWDGGEPASSGSSAVPASGGALAPDGSNQAVDDAEPVADLYNKGLDFMKSGSYEKAAKQFEEVERQHPYSSWATRATLMAAYAQYLRNNYDDAILAAQRFITLHPGHKDAAYAYYLTALCYYEQIADVKRDQTATEKALASLDEISRRFPNTAYAKDAAAKALLARDHLAGKEMEVGRYYLTQQAYIAAINRFEKVIKSYQTTSHTPEALYRLVEAYLALGITSEAQTAAAVLGHNFPNSEWYQDAYNLLKGSGLEPKENSSSWISQALTSINPF; from the coding sequence ATGAGGGATGATGTGATGGGCAGCGGCCTGGAAAACCTCGATAAGGAATCCGGGCCCGTTGTCAGAGCTCGGGCTGTGCGCACGGTTGCGCTTGCCGTTGCCGGTGCCTTGCTCTTGTCGGGCTGCAGCAGTGTTTCCAAGCTTTGGGACGGGGGGGAGCCCGCGAGCTCGGGCAGCTCGGCGGTGCCCGCATCCGGAGGGGCCTTGGCGCCCGACGGCTCAAACCAGGCGGTGGATGACGCCGAGCCTGTTGCCGATCTCTACAATAAGGGCCTCGATTTCATGAAGAGCGGCTCTTATGAGAAGGCAGCCAAGCAGTTCGAGGAGGTCGAGCGGCAGCATCCTTATTCGAGCTGGGCCACCCGCGCGACCCTCATGGCCGCCTATGCCCAGTATCTGCGCAACAACTATGACGATGCGATCCTCGCCGCCCAGCGCTTCATCACCCTGCATCCCGGCCACAAGGACGCGGCCTATGCCTATTACCTCACGGCGCTTTGCTATTATGAGCAGATTGCCGACGTGAAGCGCGACCAGACTGCAACAGAGAAGGCGCTTGCCTCGCTCGATGAAATCAGCCGCCGTTTCCCCAACACCGCCTACGCCAAGGATGCTGCGGCAAAGGCGCTCCTCGCCCGCGATCACCTTGCCGGCAAGGAGATGGAGGTTGGGCGCTATTACCTCACTCAGCAAGCCTATATTGCCGCCATTAATCGCTTCGAGAAGGTCATCAAGTCCTACCAGACCACATCGCACACGCCCGAGGCACTCTATCGCTTGGTCGAAGCCTATCTCGCATTGGGCATCACCTCCGAAGCGCAGACCGCGGCGGCCGTTCTCGGCCACAACTTCCCGAACAGCGAATGGTATCAGGACGCCTATAATCTCCTGAAGGGCAGCGGCCTTGAGCCGAAGGAGAATTCATCGTCCTGGATCAGCCAGGCGCTGACCTCGATCAATCCGTTCTAA
- a CDS encoding PLP-dependent aminotransferase family protein has protein sequence MAKITTNSPDWSSLIPVLPDGGPQTGQLYSAIRRLIESGLVSPGTKLPTTRDLAKRLNISRTAAIAAFELLTAEGFTDARIGAGTFVAEHVPLLAPAHSKPRRSPQPQPALPCTLGIAMADQRTWEVFRKLMGRRLTRAAPEHFCYADPRGGQRLREAIATYLRTARGVRCDAEAIIITNGAQQAVDLIARALISPGDRVLVEDPCYPMARMALTGQGAELVGIPVDQEGLNLAGVSEVPAARAVYVTPSHQFPLGVTMSMRRRLALIDWARQNGAWIIEDDYDSEFRYVGPPLAAMQGMDDSGRVIYVGTFSKVLFPGLRLGYAVVPDALMDPILSLRTRSDRQPSTLAEDALADLITEGHFAAHLRRARRRAQAARDLLAKILLAKGPPDLTLDIPGQGLHMVARLARTMPDTEIAAAAQAAGIGCRALSPMYVDAKPEQGLVLGFSGFSDSELTGAAERLCDLLRTD, from the coding sequence ATGGCAAAAATCACGACCAATTCTCCTGACTGGTCGAGCCTCATCCCGGTGTTGCCGGACGGTGGACCACAGACCGGCCAGCTCTATTCGGCCATACGCCGCCTCATCGAAAGCGGCCTGGTTTCACCAGGCACCAAGCTGCCCACCACGCGGGATCTCGCAAAGCGCCTCAACATCTCGCGGACGGCCGCCATTGCCGCGTTCGAGCTCCTGACCGCCGAAGGCTTCACGGACGCGCGCATAGGGGCGGGCACTTTCGTTGCAGAGCACGTGCCGCTTCTCGCGCCGGCCCATTCCAAACCCCGCAGGTCGCCCCAGCCTCAGCCGGCCCTCCCCTGCACGCTCGGCATCGCGATGGCGGATCAGCGCACATGGGAGGTGTTCCGGAAATTGATGGGACGGCGGCTGACGCGGGCAGCACCCGAGCATTTCTGCTATGCCGATCCGCGTGGCGGGCAGCGTCTGCGCGAGGCTATTGCCACTTATCTGCGGACCGCACGGGGCGTGCGATGCGATGCAGAGGCCATCATCATCACAAACGGCGCCCAGCAGGCCGTCGACCTGATCGCCCGGGCCTTGATCAGCCCGGGAGATAGGGTGCTGGTCGAAGATCCCTGCTATCCCATGGCGCGGATGGCGCTTACGGGCCAAGGCGCAGAGCTTGTGGGGATCCCTGTCGATCAGGAAGGGCTCAATCTGGCGGGCGTATCAGAAGTTCCCGCAGCGCGGGCGGTCTATGTCACCCCTTCGCACCAGTTCCCGCTGGGGGTGACGATGAGCATGCGGCGACGGCTCGCGCTGATCGACTGGGCGAGGCAGAATGGCGCCTGGATCATCGAGGATGATTATGACAGCGAGTTCCGCTATGTGGGTCCACCGCTCGCTGCCATGCAGGGCATGGATGACAGCGGCCGCGTGATCTATGTGGGCACGTTCTCGAAGGTGCTTTTCCCGGGTTTGCGGCTTGGCTATGCAGTGGTGCCGGACGCGTTGATGGACCCCATTCTTTCGCTGAGGACGCGCTCGGACCGGCAACCTTCGACCCTTGCGGAAGACGCCCTCGCTGACCTCATCACGGAAGGCCATTTCGCCGCCCATCTGCGGCGGGCACGGCGCCGGGCGCAGGCTGCCCGCGATCTCCTTGCGAAGATCTTGCTTGCGAAGGGACCGCCGGACCTCACGCTCGATATTCCCGGTCAGGGGCTCCATATGGTTGCCCGTCTGGCGCGGACGATGCCCGATACGGAGATTGCCGCGGCGGCTCAGGCCGCGGGAATCGGTTGCCGGGCCTTGTCACCGATGTATGTGGATGCCAAGCCGGAACAGGGGCTTGTGCTCGGCTTCTCAGGTTTCAGTGACAGCGAGCTCACCGGCGCCGCCGAAAGGCTCTGCGACCTTCTTAGAACGGATTGA
- a CDS encoding pyridoxamine 5'-phosphate oxidase family protein: protein MTEIALQDPLAFPVSPRNRVKRKHERASYDREAVFAVLDAGFLCHVAYVLDGQPYCTPTIHWREGDVLYWHGSSASRMLRKLEGGTPVCLTVSHLDGLVLARTGFNHSANYRSAMCFGTAHLVNDPEEKAHALLGLVDRFYPGRAAELRPSNPQEIKATTVVSMVIEEASAKVRAAGVGDDEEDYAHPVWAGVIPVSMTIGEDQPCPRQLDGIEKPAGLAAYRSGRRLDDVLLEAQRLYEKAAQSD, encoded by the coding sequence ATGACCGAGATCGCTTTGCAAGACCCGTTGGCCTTTCCCGTGAGCCCGCGCAACCGCGTGAAGCGGAAACATGAACGCGCCAGCTACGATCGCGAGGCCGTGTTCGCCGTTCTCGATGCAGGCTTTCTCTGCCACGTCGCCTATGTCTTGGATGGACAGCCCTATTGCACGCCCACGATCCACTGGCGCGAAGGCGACGTGCTCTATTGGCACGGCTCATCCGCCAGCCGCATGCTGCGCAAGCTTGAGGGCGGAACGCCGGTTTGCCTCACGGTCTCCCATCTCGATGGCCTGGTTCTTGCCCGCACCGGCTTCAATCATTCAGCCAATTACCGGTCCGCCATGTGCTTCGGCACCGCGCATCTGGTGAATGACCCCGAGGAGAAGGCGCATGCCCTGCTTGGCCTCGTTGATCGCTTCTATCCCGGCCGCGCGGCTGAGCTGCGCCCGAGCAACCCCCAGGAGATCAAGGCGACGACCGTGGTGAGCATGGTGATCGAGGAGGCCTCGGCGAAAGTGCGCGCGGCCGGCGTCGGCGATGACGAAGAGGATTATGCTCACCCCGTATGGGCAGGCGTCATTCCGGTGAGCATGACCATTGGCGAGGATCAGCCCTGCCCAAGGCAGCTCGACGGCATCGAGAAGCCTGCAGGGCTCGCCGCCTATCGCAGCGGCCGACGGCTCGATGACGTTCTGCTCGAGGCCCAGCGCCTGTATGAGAAAGCTGCACAGTCGGACTAA
- the recN gene encoding DNA repair protein RecN, with the protein MLTALSIRDIVLIDRLDVTLGQGLTVFTGETGAGKSILLDSLGLVLGARGDAALVRKGADRAVVTAAFDLRPDHAAFALLADSGIDADGELVIRRIQTVDGRSRATINEQPASVSLLRQLGGLLAEIHGQHDDRALVDVANHRQLLDAYAGLDRQAEAVVAAWRAWREAEQALATHRGKLEKAVAEREYLEHAADELRKLAAEPGEEDGLAERRALMMNAEQFAGALEEAAQALAGDGTRTASLNAALRRLERRQAEAGGRLDAVVSALDRVLVEIGEAENAVAEAQRAFEYDPRELERIEERLFALRAASRKYKVPVDELSVLLERFETELLNLTRGESRLGDLAENAAAARQRYFELAHELSNSRKAAAHGLDEAVMAELPPLKLERARFLTDFATSEDQAGPHGLDRVEFKVAANPGADPAPLMKVASGGELARFMLALKVVLSARASAPTLIFDEIDTGVGGAVADAIGQRLARLAESLQVLAVTHSPQVAARADGHMLVAKREQAEDGELRMVTRIDTLDETRRREEIARMLSGATVTDEARAQAERLLIGTE; encoded by the coding sequence ATGCTGACCGCGCTTTCGATCAGAGACATTGTGTTGATCGACCGGCTCGACGTGACGCTCGGGCAGGGGCTCACTGTATTCACCGGCGAGACCGGCGCGGGGAAATCGATCCTGCTGGACAGTCTAGGCCTCGTGCTGGGCGCGCGGGGCGATGCGGCGCTCGTTCGAAAAGGGGCGGATCGGGCGGTGGTGACCGCTGCCTTTGATCTGAGGCCTGACCATGCGGCCTTCGCCCTTCTCGCAGACAGCGGCATCGATGCCGATGGCGAGCTCGTGATTCGCCGTATTCAGACTGTGGACGGCCGCAGCCGCGCGACCATCAATGAGCAGCCCGCATCGGTGAGCCTTTTGCGCCAGCTGGGCGGCCTGCTGGCCGAGATCCACGGGCAACATGACGACCGTGCGCTGGTCGATGTGGCAAACCACCGGCAGCTGCTCGATGCCTATGCGGGCCTCGATCGGCAGGCCGAAGCTGTTGTCGCTGCCTGGCGCGCGTGGCGCGAGGCCGAGCAGGCGCTGGCGACCCATCGCGGCAAGCTCGAAAAGGCCGTGGCCGAGCGCGAGTACCTTGAGCATGCGGCCGATGAGTTGCGGAAGTTGGCAGCCGAGCCCGGCGAGGAAGATGGACTGGCCGAGCGCCGCGCCCTGATGATGAATGCCGAGCAATTCGCCGGAGCGCTCGAGGAGGCAGCCCAGGCTCTGGCCGGAGATGGGACGAGAACAGCCAGCCTCAATGCGGCCCTGCGCCGGCTTGAGCGCCGCCAGGCCGAGGCCGGTGGCCGGCTTGATGCGGTGGTGAGCGCCCTCGACCGCGTTCTCGTCGAGATCGGCGAGGCGGAGAATGCCGTTGCCGAGGCGCAGCGCGCCTTCGAATATGATCCACGCGAGTTGGAGCGGATAGAGGAACGCCTGTTCGCGCTCCGGGCCGCATCCCGCAAATACAAGGTTCCCGTGGACGAGCTCTCCGTTCTGCTCGAGCGGTTCGAAACGGAGCTGTTGAACCTCACTCGGGGAGAGAGCCGCCTCGGTGATCTCGCTGAAAACGCCGCTGCAGCGCGCCAGCGCTATTTCGAGCTTGCTCATGAATTGAGCAATTCGCGCAAAGCCGCGGCCCATGGCCTTGATGAAGCGGTGATGGCGGAACTCCCGCCCCTGAAGCTCGAGCGGGCACGTTTCCTCACCGATTTCGCAACAAGCGAAGACCAGGCAGGTCCCCATGGTCTCGACCGGGTCGAGTTCAAGGTCGCAGCCAATCCCGGCGCTGATCCCGCACCGCTCATGAAGGTTGCCTCAGGCGGTGAGCTTGCCCGCTTCATGCTGGCGCTGAAAGTGGTGCTGTCCGCCCGCGCGAGTGCGCCGACCCTCATCTTCGACGAGATTGATACGGGCGTCGGCGGCGCGGTCGCGGATGCGATCGGCCAAAGGCTCGCGCGTCTTGCAGAAAGCCTGCAGGTCTTGGCCGTGACCCATTCACCCCAGGTTGCCGCGCGCGCCGATGGGCACATGCTGGTGGCCAAGCGCGAGCAGGCCGAAGATGGAGAGCTGCGCATGGTGACGCGCATCGACACCCTTGATGAGACACGCCGGCGCGAGGAAATTGCGCGCATGCTGTCGGGCGCAACCGTCACCGACGAGGCACGCGCCCAGGCCGAGCGGCTGCTGATCGGGACGGAGTAG
- the ligA gene encoding NAD-dependent DNA ligase LigA, with protein sequence MTMTKSTIPVDQLTPDEARDELAALAAEIAYHDELYYREDAPVISDAEYDMLRQRNAAIEARFPELVRDDSPNRRVGAKPSAQFGTIRHAVPMLSLSNAFDDQDVRDFTGRIRRFLRLADDAPLAFAAEPKIDGLSISLRYERGRLVQAATRGDGYEGENVTANVRTIKDVPDVLSGDDVPEVIEVRGEIYMTHADFAALNEAQAANGGKVFANPRNAAAGSLRQLDAAITAARPLKFFAYAWGEVSGGKPPGDTQWEIYQAFKRWGLPLNPLMRLCTSVDELLAFYHEIGEGRAGLTYDIDGVVYKVNDLALQERLGFVSRAPRWAIAHKFPAQQATTTLRDIEIQVGRTGALTPVARLQPITVGGVVVTNATLHNEDEIARKDIRIGDTVVVQRAGDVIPQIVSVVTEKRPPSAEPYIFPEICPACGSHAVREVNPKTGKVDAVRRCTGGLICPAQAIERLKHFVSRNAFDIEGLGEKQITAFYTDGLIRRAPDIFTLQRRDEASELTKLKNREGWGATSVAKLFDAINQRRRISLDRFIYALGIRHVGETTARLIARSYGDLETFLSAMRAIGTDPDGPQFHELDDIEGIGTTLARAIADFFAEDHNWEVIDALREEIEVQPMERAAASSPVAGKTIVFTGGLTRLSRDEAKAMAERLGAKAAGSVSAKTDLVVAGPGAGSKLKKAAELGIEVIDEDEWFRRVGEV encoded by the coding sequence ATGACCATGACCAAGTCGACGATCCCCGTCGACCAGCTCACACCAGATGAAGCGCGCGATGAGCTCGCCGCGCTCGCCGCTGAGATCGCCTATCACGACGAGCTTTATTACCGCGAGGATGCACCCGTCATATCGGATGCCGAATATGACATGCTGCGCCAGCGCAATGCAGCAATCGAGGCGCGCTTTCCCGAGCTCGTTCGTGATGACAGCCCCAATAGGCGCGTAGGCGCGAAACCATCCGCCCAGTTCGGCACCATCCGCCATGCCGTGCCGATGCTGTCACTCTCCAACGCCTTCGATGATCAGGATGTGCGCGACTTCACCGGCCGGATCAGGCGGTTCCTGCGCCTTGCCGATGATGCACCGCTGGCCTTTGCCGCCGAGCCCAAGATCGATGGCTTGTCCATTTCCCTCCGCTATGAGCGCGGCCGCCTGGTGCAGGCCGCAACCCGCGGTGATGGCTATGAGGGCGAGAACGTCACGGCCAATGTGCGCACCATCAAGGATGTTCCGGATGTGCTGTCCGGCGATGATGTGCCGGAAGTGATTGAGGTGCGCGGCGAGATCTATATGACCCACGCCGATTTTGCGGCGCTCAATGAGGCCCAGGCGGCAAATGGCGGCAAGGTCTTCGCCAATCCCCGCAATGCTGCCGCAGGCTCGCTCCGCCAGCTCGACGCCGCGATCACCGCCGCGCGCCCGCTCAAATTCTTCGCCTATGCCTGGGGGGAGGTGAGCGGTGGCAAGCCGCCCGGCGATACCCAATGGGAGATCTATCAGGCGTTCAAGCGCTGGGGCCTGCCGCTCAATCCGCTGATGCGGCTCTGTACGTCCGTTGATGAGCTGCTCGCCTTCTATCATGAGATAGGCGAGGGCAGGGCTGGCCTCACCTATGATATTGACGGCGTCGTCTACAAGGTGAACGACCTCGCGCTGCAGGAGCGCTTGGGCTTTGTCTCCCGCGCGCCGCGCTGGGCGATCGCGCATAAATTTCCAGCCCAGCAGGCGACCACCACCCTTCGCGACATCGAGATCCAGGTGGGCCGCACCGGTGCTCTAACCCCGGTTGCCCGGCTTCAGCCGATCACCGTGGGCGGTGTGGTGGTCACCAATGCCACTCTGCATAACGAGGACGAGATCGCCCGCAAGGATATCCGCATCGGCGATACGGTCGTCGTTCAGCGGGCGGGAGACGTCATCCCGCAGATTGTCTCGGTGGTGACGGAGAAGCGACCTCCGTCGGCTGAGCCCTACATATTTCCCGAGATCTGCCCGGCTTGCGGCAGCCATGCGGTGCGTGAGGTCAACCCGAAGACCGGCAAGGTTGATGCGGTGCGGCGCTGCACCGGAGGCCTCATCTGTCCGGCCCAGGCCATTGAACGGCTGAAGCATTTCGTCTCCCGCAACGCTTTCGACATCGAAGGCCTGGGGGAAAAGCAGATCACCGCCTTCTACACTGACGGCCTGATCCGTCGCGCGCCCGATATTTTCACGCTCCAGCGGCGCGATGAGGCCAGCGAGCTGACCAAGCTCAAGAATCGCGAAGGCTGGGGTGCAACCTCCGTGGCCAAGCTGTTCGATGCCATCAACCAGCGCCGGCGCATTTCCCTCGACCGCTTCATCTATGCCCTGGGCATCCGTCATGTCGGTGAGACGACCGCGCGGCTGATCGCCCGCAGCTATGGCGATCTCGAGACCTTTCTTAGCGCCATGCGCGCGATTGGCACGGACCCCGACGGCCCGCAATTCCATGAGCTCGACGATATCGAGGGCATCGGCACCACGCTCGCCCGTGCGATCGCCGACTTCTTCGCCGAGGATCACAATTGGGAAGTGATCGACGCGCTGCGCGAGGAAATCGAGGTTCAGCCCATGGAGCGGGCTGCGGCCTCGTCCCCGGTGGCAGGCAAGACCATCGTTTTCACCGGGGGCCTGACACGACTCTCGCGCGATGAGGCCAAGGCCATGGCGGAGCGTTTGGGCGCGAAGGCTGCAGGCTCCGTCTCCGCCAAGACCGATCTGGTCGTTGCGGGCCCCGGTGCCGGCTCCAAGCTCAAAAAGGCCGCAGAGCTCGGCATCGAGGTGATTGATGAGGATGAATGGTTCAGGCGGGTAGGGGAGGTCTGA
- a CDS encoding 50S ribosomal protein L11 methyltransferase: MQLLTINALTFDDADRIADELAFIEPEPVSISIVEEADERSWRVEAQFSEPPPIAELDLLAGMDWRLAPLIERDWVRESLIGLAPVRAGRFFIHGAHDRGAAPPGAIDIEIEASLAFGTGHHGTTRGCLLALDDLLKREIPWPVLDLGCGSGVLALAYARATHRRVLATDIDPVAIEQTRANARKNKAGPWVIAHTASGVAHQIIRSQAPYRLIMANILARPLEALAPALARLLKPGGHIILSGLTIDQEARVLAAYRAQALHLSRRIRLEGWSTLMLTARP, translated from the coding sequence ATGCAGCTCCTGACCATCAATGCCCTGACCTTCGATGACGCCGACCGCATCGCGGATGAACTGGCCTTCATCGAGCCCGAGCCGGTTTCCATTTCAATTGTCGAGGAGGCAGACGAACGGTCCTGGCGAGTGGAAGCCCAATTCAGCGAACCACCGCCGATTGCCGAGCTGGACCTGCTCGCCGGCATGGATTGGCGGCTTGCTCCGCTTATCGAGCGCGATTGGGTACGGGAATCACTGATCGGACTTGCGCCCGTGCGGGCCGGGCGCTTCTTCATCCATGGCGCCCATGACCGTGGCGCGGCGCCCCCCGGCGCGATCGACATCGAAATCGAAGCAAGTCTTGCCTTTGGCACCGGCCATCATGGAACGACCCGTGGCTGCCTTCTGGCGCTGGACGATCTGCTGAAGCGGGAGATCCCCTGGCCGGTCCTTGATTTGGGCTGTGGCAGCGGCGTGCTGGCTCTGGCCTATGCGCGAGCCACCCACCGCCGCGTGCTGGCGACCGATATCGATCCGGTGGCGATAGAGCAGACCCGGGCCAATGCGCGCAAGAACAAGGCGGGGCCGTGGGTCATTGCCCATACGGCCTCCGGCGTGGCGCATCAGATTATCCGCAGCCAAGCGCCTTACCGGTTGATCATGGCCAATATTCTAGCCCGCCCACTGGAGGCGCTGGCCCCGGCGCTAGCGCGCCTGCTGAAGCCCGGCGGCCATATTATTCTGTCAGGACTGACCATCGACCAGGAGGCACGTGTGCTCGCCGCTTACCGCGCCCAGGCACTGCATCTCTCCCGGAGAATAAGGCTGGAAGGCTGGTCGACGCTAATGCTGACCGCCCGCCCATAA
- a CDS encoding DUF1127 domain-containing protein, with the protein MSVTTFEKDRSVRAGNAGQAVPSFSSRILARVKRYIELSRAERELDQLDDRLLADIGLNRGDIRRMVWGAEAQR; encoded by the coding sequence ATGAGCGTCACCACGTTTGAAAAGGATCGTTCAGTCCGCGCCGGCAATGCCGGTCAGGCTGTCCCGAGCTTCAGCAGCCGTATTCTGGCTCGCGTGAAGCGTTACATCGAGCTGTCGCGCGCCGAGCGCGAGCTTGATCAGCTCGACGACCGGCTGCTGGCCGATATCGGCCTCAACCGCGGCGATATCCGTCGCATGGTCTGGGGTGCCGAGGCCCAGCGCTAA